TAACAAAGGACTAAGCAATAAAACAGCTAGAATGATAAAGGAAGGAAGTGAAATCAACAGCTCAACTTGACTTCCAGAAATACCTTTAGTTTCATAATAAGCCATCATTTGTGGCAGAGCTGGTGCGACCGCAAATGTTGAGACTAGCATTAATGATAAACTTAATAAACTCATTTTTTCAATAATTGACTTCATGGTAATTCCTTAATTGCTTTTTTTAATTTTGTTCAGTATAATCAATTGCAAGAAATAAAAATAGGACCTATGTCATATATGATGAAATTATCAAAAGATGCTTCTTTATTAAAATCTTATATTGAACACTATCAATTGAGTACTTTTTTCCAGAGTATTATCATAAAGATTTGCAGTTAGTCCATTTCCAAAAAGGTGATTTTGTCTGTCTTCAAGGACAAGCACTGGATTTTTTAGCTTTTTTGGTATCTGGTCGACTAAAAGCTGTTAGTCAACTCGAAAATGGAAAAGAACATATCATTGAAACTTTGGAACCTTCTGCTATTATCGGTGATATTGAACTCTTACTTGATCAAAAAGCCTCTTTGTCTATTATTGCTATGAAGGATTGCAGTTTAGTTTTGCTACCAATTACTGAAAAAGATAGTCTTTTTAAAGATGCTTTATTTTTATATCATCTTAGTCGTAATTTGGCACAAAACCTTTACAAACAGTCCATTACCACAACAGCAAATGTCTTATATTCTGTTAAAGAAAGACTTGCTACTTACATTCTAGAAGAAGAACAAGATCTTTTTTTCCAATTAGATTTAAGTGATTTAGCAGATCAATTTGGAACTTCCTATAGACACTTACTACGTGTCATCAAGCAATTCATTGACTTAGGTGTTATTACTAAAATAGCTTATAAGCAATATTACATTTGTGATTTAACTTTTCTTAAATCACTACAAATCAAGAACTGAGAATACTTTTCAGTCACATTAATTTATGATATAGTAACAATGATTGAATTTTCAAAGGAGAAAAAATGTCTACACAAGATAAAATTATTAAAGCCAGCCATCAAATAAACATGGCTGATATTATTAGGGAAGGTAACCCTACTCTTAGAGCAAATGCCAAGGAAGTGACTTTACCACTTTCAGATAGTGATATCATTTTAGGTGAAAAAATGATGCAATTCTTAAAAAATTCTCAAGATCCTGTTATGGCTGAAAAGATGGGATTAAGAGGAGGCGTTGGTTTAGCTGCACCTCAGCTTAATATTTCAAAACGCATTATTGCAGTTTTGGTTCCAAATATTGAAGATTCTGAGGGTAACCCACCAAAAGAAGCCTACAGTCTACAAGAAGTCATGTACAATCCTAAAGTTGTTTCTCATTCTGTTCAAGATGCAGCTTTAGCAGATGGAGAAGGCTGTTTATCGGTTGACCGTGTCGTTGAAGGTTATGTTGTTAGACACGCGCGTGTCACAGTTGAATATTTTGACAAAGAAGGCCAAAAACATAAAATCCGCTTAAAAGGTTATAATGCTATTGTCGTCCAACATGAAATTGATCATATTAATGGTATCATGTTCTATGATCGCATTAACCAAGCTTCACCTTTTGCTATTACAGAAGGTATGCTAATCATTGAATAATAAAAAAAGCTCATCAATGATGAGCTTTTTTTGTTTCTATTAACCAATGACTTTGAAACGATCTTCGTCTGCCATAAATTCTTTTTCACCAGCTGGTGCTTCAATTGTACCAAAGTTAAATTGAGCACGTAGTTTCCATGATTCTGGAAGGTCATATGCTTTTGCAACTGATACATCAATAACTGGGTTGTAATGTTGTAAGTTACCACCGAGACCTAATTCTGCAGAGAGTGCAGTCCAAGTGTTTACAGCTGTGATACCTGAAACTTGTTCAGACCAAACTGGGAAGTTATCGGCATAAAGTGCAAATTGTTCTTGCAATCCTTTAACAACTGCTTGATCTTCAAAGAATAAAACAGTTCCTTTTGCAGCACCAAAACCAGCTAATTTTTCTTTTGTTCCTGCAACTGCTTCTTCTGGAACACCTTGTTCTTTCATAGTAGCTGCCAAGTCAGTAAATACTAATTCATTCCAGAATTTTGTTACTTCGTCATCAAATAAAATCACGGCACGAGTTGTTTGGCTGTTAAAAGCTGATGGTGATTGACGGATAGCTTCTTTAATAACTTCAGCAATTTCTTCATTTGAAACTTCAGTGTTACGACCTAAAGCATAGATAGTACGACGGTTTTTTAATTCTTCTAAGAATGACATATTATTTCTCCTGTTATTACTATTTAACAATCAAACCAGTTCTCCTGTGATTCTTAAATAAACTAATTAATACTATATAGTAATTATATGCCTTTATTCAGAGAATGCAATTATTTTGCTTATAAGTCTTTAAATTTTTTCAGTAAATCAATCAACTGTAATTGTTCTTCTTGTGTTAATACTGAAAAAGACTCTTCTACACGTTTGATGTGTTTTGGTAGGATAACTTCAATCAGTTGACGTCCTTCTTGTGTTAAACCAACAATAAAAGCTCTTTTATCTTCACGGCATTTCTGTTTGAAAATCCAGCCATTACGCTCCATATTACGTAAGACAACTGTCATATTCCCAGAAGTAGCCAGTAATGATTCAATCAAATTGTTGATGCGCATATCACCTTTACTGTATAAAACTTCCAAGACACTAAATTGTGTTGGCGTTAAATCTGCAGATTTGAAAACATCTGATCCAAAACTATCTAAAGTTCTTTGGGCCTTTCGAAAGACCACCATAGCTTTGACAGCTGTGTTCTTATCTAATTCACTCATTCAATTCTCCTATACTTCCCTAGTAATCTTTTTTTGACTATCTTGATTAAAAAAAGAGTTAGGAACTTTATCCTAACCCTTTCCTCAAGTTCTGAACTTTATTTTATCATAGAAGATTACAAAAATAAAGTTCTAAAAGAAATCATCAAATAAGCTCAGTTGATTGTCCTCAGGCATATTTCCAAGGATACCCATCTCAGACATTTTCTCTACTAAAGTACTTGATAATCCACCACGCTTACGTAATTCTGTTTTTGAAAGAAATTCCCCTTCTTCTCTAGCTTTGACTAATTGTTTAGCAACGTTTTCACCCAAGCCTTCAACTGCAACAAATGGTGGAATTAAGGTATCGCCATCAATGATAAATTCTGTCGCTAAACTTCGATATAAGTCTAATTTACCAAACTTATAGCCACGTTCGAGCATTTCATTGACTAACTCTAGAGTCGTAAAGAGATCATTTTCAACATTTGTTGCTTCATTATGCTGTCTTTTCTCAGTAATATCAGCCATTCTCGCCTTAACCGCATCAAGTCCTGCACTCATGGTTTTTAATTCGAAAGCTTTTGCACGAATTGAAAAATAAGCACAATAATAATAGATTGGATGGTGAACTTTAAAGTAAGCAACTCGCAATGCCATAAGAACATAGGCAGCAGCATGGGCTTTAGGGAACATGTATTTGATTTTTCCACAGGACTCAATATACCAATCAGGTACATTATTATCTCGCATGGCTTGAATATAACCATTTCGTTCTTCTTCTGAAATTTTTAACCACATTCCTTTACGCACACGTTCCATAATGGTAAAAGCCATCTTTGGCTCTAAGCCTTGGTGCATCAAGTAAACCATGATATCGTCACGACAACCAATAACAGTTGATAGGTCTGCAATACCTTGTTTGATGAGATCCTGCGCATTTCCAAGCCAAACATCTGTTCCGTGTGATAAACCAGAAAGCTGTAATAACTCAGCAAAAGTTGTTGGGTGTGTTTCATTGACCATTCCACGGACAAAATTTGTTCCAAACTCTGGTATGCCAAGCATTCCAGTTGGTGTTCCAATTTGCTCTGGTGTAACGCCAAGAACCTCTGTCCCTGAAAAGAGTGCCATTACATCAGGATCATCAGCTAAAATACTTTTTGGATCAATTCCTGATAAATCTTGCAGTTTACGGATCATGGTTGGATCATCATGCCCAAGAATATCCAGTTTTAATACGTTTTCGTCAATATCATGGAAGTTAAAGTGAGTTGTCCGCCATGCTGCACTCAAATCATCAGCTGGATATTGGACTGGGGTAAAGTCATAGACATCCATATAATTTGGAATAACAACAATTCCTCCTGGATGTTGACCTGTTGTTCTTTTCACACCAGCAGCACCTTTTGCTAATCTGTCAACTTCGGCATCACGGTAAAACTTACCGTAATCTCTCTCATAACCTTTTACAAAACCAAAGGCCGTTTTATCTGCTACGGTACCAACAGTTCCTGCTCTAAAGGCATAATCTTCACCAAAAATATCGCGGACATCCAAATGGGCATCTGGCTGGTCATCACCAGAAAAGTTTAAGTCAATATCAGGTACTTTGTCTCCATCAAATCCTAGGAAGGTTTCAAAAGGAATGTCCTGTCCATCTTTCAAATAAAGTGTTCCACAATTTGGGCAATTCTTATCTGGTAAATCATAACCTGACCCATAAGAACCATCTGTTATAAATTCTGAATGCTGACAAGTTGGGCAAATATAGTGTGGTGGCATAGGATTTACCTCAGTAATCCCAATCATAGTAGCAACAAAACTAGAACCTACCGAACCACGTGAACCAACTAAATAACCACGTTCATTTGAACGGTTAACAAGCATTTGGGAAGCTAAATAAATCACCGCAAAGCCATTCCCTAGAATAGACGTTAATTCCTTTTCTATCCTTAAATCAATAATATCAGGTAGTGGATTGCCATAAATTTCAAAAGCTTTTTCATAGGTTAATTCCGCAACGGTTTCTTCAGCCTTATCAATATATGGCGTGTACAAATCTTGTTTTACAACTTCCACATCTTCAAATTGTTTTGCAAATGACTGTGTATTGTCAACAACAATCTGATAAGCTAATTCTTGACCTAAAAAAGCAAATTCATCGATCATCTCATTAGTTGTTCTGAAATGAGCTTTTGGTAATGGTGCTGATTGAGCATGTTCCCCACGACCAATTGGACGGTTTATCATGGCTCCTTGACCTAAGCTCCTAACAATAATTTCACGATAAATAGCTTCTTCTGGTTCTATATAATGGACATTTCCAGTTGCTAAAACAGGTTTATCAAGACGACGTCCAACCTCAATTAAATCTTTGATAATACTTTCTAGTCCAGACTGATCTTTAACTAACTCTTTAGCAATTAAAGGTTCGTAAAGAGCTGGCGGCATCACTTCAATAAAGTCATAATATTTAGCCACTTCAACTGTTTCATCGACACCTTTTGATAAAACTGCATCAAAAACTTCGCCTTCTGAACATGCTGTACCAAGAAGTAAGCCTTCACGATACTGGTCTAAAATAGTTCTAGGAATCCTTGCCACTCCTTCAAAGTATTTCACATTTGAAAGACTAACTAACTTAAAGATATTTTTTAAACCAACTTGATTTTTGACATAGATAGTTGCATGTTTGACACGTGCTTTTTTGTATGAATCCTCAGCAACTAGTTTGGTATTTAAATCAATCATATCTGATATACCATGTTTATCAAAAGCATGATTAATAAAAATAAATAAAAGTCTGCCTGTCGCTTCTGCATCATAATTGGCCATATGGTGATGTTCTAACGACACTTGGAAACGTTTTGTTAAAGGACCTAGGCCATGACGTTTATATTCTGGATAAAGATTTCTCGCGAATTCTAATGTGTCAATCACAGGTTGTGTGATAAGTGCTAAGCCATTTCGCTCGTAGTTAGCATTCATAAACCCAACATCAAAAGTAGCATTATGGGCAACAAGGACCGTATCTTGACAGAAATCTTGGAAAGCTTTCAAAACCTCAATAATCGGTTTTGAACCCCTAACGTGGTTATCTGTGATACCAGTCAATTCTGTTGTGAAGGCGGATAAAGGATAACCTGGATTGATAAACTCATCAAATTGTTCAATGATATTGCCTTTATACATTTTAGAAGCAGCAATTTGAATCAAATCATTATTAACAGCAGATAGTCCTGTCGTTTCAACGTCAAATACAACATATGTTGCTTCTTTTAAGGGCATTGAAACTTCATTATAAGTAATGGGAACTTTATCTTCAACGATATTAGCTTCCAAACCAAAAATGGCTTTTATCCCTAATTTTTTAGCGCGATGATAGCCATGCGGAAAACTTTGAACATTACCATGGTCAGTAATAGCGATGGCAGGATGTCCCCACTCAGCTGCTTTATCAATTAATTCCTCAACAGTTGGCAGAGCATCCATGGTTGACATATTAGTATGGGCATGAAATTCAACTCTTTTTTGATCTTCAGGCATCAAATCTTTACGATTATGGTGAACAATCTCTTTAACTTGTTGAACATTCATGGTCAAACTTTTGGTAAATTGATTATTTTCAATGTTTCCCTGAACTCTTAACCAAGCTCCTTTAGAAATCATGTCATATTTTTTAAGATCATCATCATCCTTTGCCCATTTTTGCATGGCAAAACTAGATGTATAATCTGTCATTTTAAAATTAATGATGTGTCGGCCAGTTCTGGTTGTTTTCTTTTCAACATCAAAGACCATCCCTTCAAAGACAATCCGATTTTCCTCAGTTTGAATATCAACCATAGGTGTGATTTCAGCTTTTTCAAAACCAGATTGGCGTTTTGGCGCCCTCTCTTGATAAGAGTAGCTAGGTTTTTGAACTTCTTCTTGTGGCATTGAAGCT
This Streptococcus urinalis 2285-97 DNA region includes the following protein-coding sequences:
- a CDS encoding nitroreductase family protein, producing MSFLEELKNRRTIYALGRNTEVSNEEIAEVIKEAIRQSPSAFNSQTTRAVILFDDEVTKFWNELVFTDLAATMKEQGVPEEAVAGTKEKLAGFGAAKGTVLFFEDQAVVKGLQEQFALYADNFPVWSEQVSGITAVNTWTALSAELGLGGNLQHYNPVIDVSVAKAYDLPESWKLRAQFNFGTIEAPAGEKEFMADEDRFKVIG
- a CDS encoding MarR family winged helix-turn-helix transcriptional regulator yields the protein MSELDKNTAVKAMVVFRKAQRTLDSFGSDVFKSADLTPTQFSVLEVLYSKGDMRINNLIESLLATSGNMTVVLRNMERNGWIFKQKCREDKRAFIVGLTQEGRQLIEVILPKHIKRVEESFSVLTQEEQLQLIDLLKKFKDL
- a CDS encoding Crp/Fnr family transcriptional regulator; translation: MQLVHFQKGDFVCLQGQALDFLAFLVSGRLKAVSQLENGKEHIIETLEPSAIIGDIELLLDQKASLSIIAMKDCSLVLLPITEKDSLFKDALFLYHLSRNLAQNLYKQSITTTANVLYSVKERLATYILEEEQDLFFQLDLSDLADQFGTSYRHLLRVIKQFIDLGVITKIAYKQYYICDLTFLKSLQIKN
- a CDS encoding PolC-type DNA polymerase III translates to MSDLFEKLMDQIEMPLEIKQSGAFSSADIKEVNVHSVSRHWEFQFLFSEILPLRDYYELESRLTNSFEKADIKVSFTIEVKNHQFSDDLLQAYYEAAFNYPPCNGASFKSSFSHLKVSLQDDKVLITAPQFVNNDHFRKNHLPNLAKQMTKFGFPELSFDIVSDDGMTKAMTEDYISSKDALLEKAVQENAQAQKSLEASMPQEEVQKPSYSYQERAPKRQSGFEKAEITPMVDIQTEENRIVFEGMVFDVEKKTTRTGRHIINFKMTDYTSSFAMQKWAKDDDDLKKYDMISKGAWLRVQGNIENNQFTKSLTMNVQQVKEIVHHNRKDLMPEDQKRVEFHAHTNMSTMDALPTVEELIDKAAEWGHPAIAITDHGNVQSFPHGYHRAKKLGIKAIFGLEANIVEDKVPITYNEVSMPLKEATYVVFDVETTGLSAVNNDLIQIAASKMYKGNIIEQFDEFINPGYPLSAFTTELTGITDNHVRGSKPIIEVLKAFQDFCQDTVLVAHNATFDVGFMNANYERNGLALITQPVIDTLEFARNLYPEYKRHGLGPLTKRFQVSLEHHHMANYDAEATGRLLFIFINHAFDKHGISDMIDLNTKLVAEDSYKKARVKHATIYVKNQVGLKNIFKLVSLSNVKYFEGVARIPRTILDQYREGLLLGTACSEGEVFDAVLSKGVDETVEVAKYYDFIEVMPPALYEPLIAKELVKDQSGLESIIKDLIEVGRRLDKPVLATGNVHYIEPEEAIYREIIVRSLGQGAMINRPIGRGEHAQSAPLPKAHFRTTNEMIDEFAFLGQELAYQIVVDNTQSFAKQFEDVEVVKQDLYTPYIDKAEETVAELTYEKAFEIYGNPLPDIIDLRIEKELTSILGNGFAVIYLASQMLVNRSNERGYLVGSRGSVGSSFVATMIGITEVNPMPPHYICPTCQHSEFITDGSYGSGYDLPDKNCPNCGTLYLKDGQDIPFETFLGFDGDKVPDIDLNFSGDDQPDAHLDVRDIFGEDYAFRAGTVGTVADKTAFGFVKGYERDYGKFYRDAEVDRLAKGAAGVKRTTGQHPGGIVVIPNYMDVYDFTPVQYPADDLSAAWRTTHFNFHDIDENVLKLDILGHDDPTMIRKLQDLSGIDPKSILADDPDVMALFSGTEVLGVTPEQIGTPTGMLGIPEFGTNFVRGMVNETHPTTFAELLQLSGLSHGTDVWLGNAQDLIKQGIADLSTVIGCRDDIMVYLMHQGLEPKMAFTIMERVRKGMWLKISEEERNGYIQAMRDNNVPDWYIESCGKIKYMFPKAHAAAYVLMALRVAYFKVHHPIYYYCAYFSIRAKAFELKTMSAGLDAVKARMADITEKRQHNEATNVENDLFTTLELVNEMLERGYKFGKLDLYRSLATEFIIDGDTLIPPFVAVEGLGENVAKQLVKAREEGEFLSKTELRKRGGLSSTLVEKMSEMGILGNMPEDNQLSLFDDFF
- the def gene encoding peptide deformylase codes for the protein MSTQDKIIKASHQINMADIIREGNPTLRANAKEVTLPLSDSDIILGEKMMQFLKNSQDPVMAEKMGLRGGVGLAAPQLNISKRIIAVLVPNIEDSEGNPPKEAYSLQEVMYNPKVVSHSVQDAALADGEGCLSVDRVVEGYVVRHARVTVEYFDKEGQKHKIRLKGYNAIVVQHEIDHINGIMFYDRINQASPFAITEGMLIIE